Proteins co-encoded in one Neodiprion lecontei isolate iyNeoLeco1 chromosome 3, iyNeoLeco1.1, whole genome shotgun sequence genomic window:
- the LOC107226417 gene encoding flotillin-1 isoform X1, which translates to MSCGFVTCGPNEALVVSGCCYGKPLLVPGGRVFVWPVVQQVQKISLNTMTLQVESPTVYTCQGVPISVTGIAQVKIQGQNEEMLSTACEQFLGKSEHEIHNIALVTLEGHQRAIMGSMTVEEIYKDRKKFSKAVFEVASSDLVNMGITVVSYTLKDIRDEEGAKGYLKALGMARTAEVKRDARIGEAEARKDSQIREAIAEEQRMASRFLNDTEIAKAQRDFELKKAAYDAEVQTKKAEAEMAYELQAAKTKQRIMEEQMQVKVVERTQEISVQEQEMTRRERELDATVRRPADAEKYRLEKMAEANRLRQVMEAEAEAEAIRIRGEAEAFAIEAKAKAEAEQMAKKAEAWNEYKNAAMIDMMLDTLPKVAAEVAAPLSQAKKITMVSSGNGTVGAEKLTSEVLNIVARVPELVKSMTGVDIAKSVHAA; encoded by the exons TGTTGTACAGCAAGTTCAGAA GATATCTTTGAATACGATGACTCTTCAGGTTGAGAGTCCTACTGTTTATACATGTCAGGGAGTACCAATATCTGTAACAGGAATTGCTCAG GTCAAGATTCAGGGTCAAAATGAAGAGATGCTATCAACAGCTTGTGAACAATTCCTTGGGAAAAGTGAACATGAAATTCACAATATAGCTTTAGTCACGCTGGAAGGTCACCAGCGAGCAATTATGGGCAGCATGACAGTTGAG GAAATTTACAAAGATCGCAAGAAGTTCAGCAAAGCAGTCTTTGAAGTTGCGAGCAGTGATCTTGTGAACATGGGTATTACTGTCGTGTCGTACACCCTAAAAGATATTCGTGATGAAGAG GGGGCAAAG GGCTACCTGAAAGCCCTTGGTATGGCACGTACAGCAGAAGTCAAGAGGGATGCTAGAATCGGCGAAGCCGAGGCTCGCAAAGATTCACAGATACGAGAAGCTATTGCAGAAGAACAGCGTATGGCATCTAGGTTCTTGAACGATACAGAAATTGCGAAAGCTCAACGTGACTTTGAACTCAAGAAAGCTGCTTACGATGCCGAAGTACAAACCAAG aaaGCTGAAGCAGAAATGGCTTACGAACTGCAAGCAGCTAAAACAAAGCAAAGGATCATGGAGGAACAAATGCAAGTAAAGGTGGTTGAACGAACTCAAGAAATATCTGTTCAAGAGCAAGAAATGACTCGTCGTGAACGAGAATTGGATGCCACAGTCCGTCGTCCAGCTGATGCCGAAaaatacag ATTGGAAAAAATGGCTGAAGCAAATCGCCTGCGACAAGTAATGGAAGCTGAGGCTGAAGCTGAAGCTATAAGAATTAGGGGAGAAGCTGAAGCTTTTGCTATTGAAGCTAAGGCTAAAGCTGAGGCTGAACAAATGGCCAAAAAAGCAGAAGCGTGGAACGAATACAAGAATGCAGCAATGATAGACATGATGTTGGACACTTTACCAAAG GTTGCAGCTGAAGTAGCCGCACCCTTATCTCAGGCAAAGAAGATAACCATGGTTTCCAGCGGAAACGGTACTGTGGGAGCAGAAAAATTAACTTCAGAAGTACTAAACATTGTTGCCAGGGTACCCGAACTTGTCAAATCAATGACCGGAGTGGACATAGCCAAG TCCGTACACGCCGCATGA
- the LOC107226417 gene encoding flotillin-1 isoform X2 has product MSCGFVTCGPNEALVVSGCCYGKPLLVPGGRVFVWPVVQQVQKISLNTMTLQVESPTVYTCQGVPISVTGIAQVKIQGQNEEMLSTACEQFLGKSEHEIHNIALVTLEGHQRAIMGSMTVEEIYKDRKKFSKAVFEVASSDLVNMGITVVSYTLKDIRDEEGYLKALGMARTAEVKRDARIGEAEARKDSQIREAIAEEQRMASRFLNDTEIAKAQRDFELKKAAYDAEVQTKKAEAEMAYELQAAKTKQRIMEEQMQVKVVERTQEISVQEQEMTRRERELDATVRRPADAEKYRLEKMAEANRLRQVMEAEAEAEAIRIRGEAEAFAIEAKAKAEAEQMAKKAEAWNEYKNAAMIDMMLDTLPKVAAEVAAPLSQAKKITMVSSGNGTVGAEKLTSEVLNIVARVPELVKSMTGVDIAKSVHAA; this is encoded by the exons TGTTGTACAGCAAGTTCAGAA GATATCTTTGAATACGATGACTCTTCAGGTTGAGAGTCCTACTGTTTATACATGTCAGGGAGTACCAATATCTGTAACAGGAATTGCTCAG GTCAAGATTCAGGGTCAAAATGAAGAGATGCTATCAACAGCTTGTGAACAATTCCTTGGGAAAAGTGAACATGAAATTCACAATATAGCTTTAGTCACGCTGGAAGGTCACCAGCGAGCAATTATGGGCAGCATGACAGTTGAG GAAATTTACAAAGATCGCAAGAAGTTCAGCAAAGCAGTCTTTGAAGTTGCGAGCAGTGATCTTGTGAACATGGGTATTACTGTCGTGTCGTACACCCTAAAAGATATTCGTGATGAAGAG GGCTACCTGAAAGCCCTTGGTATGGCACGTACAGCAGAAGTCAAGAGGGATGCTAGAATCGGCGAAGCCGAGGCTCGCAAAGATTCACAGATACGAGAAGCTATTGCAGAAGAACAGCGTATGGCATCTAGGTTCTTGAACGATACAGAAATTGCGAAAGCTCAACGTGACTTTGAACTCAAGAAAGCTGCTTACGATGCCGAAGTACAAACCAAG aaaGCTGAAGCAGAAATGGCTTACGAACTGCAAGCAGCTAAAACAAAGCAAAGGATCATGGAGGAACAAATGCAAGTAAAGGTGGTTGAACGAACTCAAGAAATATCTGTTCAAGAGCAAGAAATGACTCGTCGTGAACGAGAATTGGATGCCACAGTCCGTCGTCCAGCTGATGCCGAAaaatacag ATTGGAAAAAATGGCTGAAGCAAATCGCCTGCGACAAGTAATGGAAGCTGAGGCTGAAGCTGAAGCTATAAGAATTAGGGGAGAAGCTGAAGCTTTTGCTATTGAAGCTAAGGCTAAAGCTGAGGCTGAACAAATGGCCAAAAAAGCAGAAGCGTGGAACGAATACAAGAATGCAGCAATGATAGACATGATGTTGGACACTTTACCAAAG GTTGCAGCTGAAGTAGCCGCACCCTTATCTCAGGCAAAGAAGATAACCATGGTTTCCAGCGGAAACGGTACTGTGGGAGCAGAAAAATTAACTTCAGAAGTACTAAACATTGTTGCCAGGGTACCCGAACTTGTCAAATCAATGACCGGAGTGGACATAGCCAAG TCCGTACACGCCGCATGA
- the LOC107226416 gene encoding ADP,ATP carrier protein: MGEYKAFLVDFLAGGISAAISKTVVAPIERVKLLLQVQHTSTQIPEDKRYKGMIDTFVRIPKETGFLSFWRGNLANVIRYFPTQALNFAFKDKYKALFLDGIPKDAFWRQFAGNLACGGAAGATSLLFVYPLDFARTRLAADVGKGSERQFNGMMDCMIKIFKSDGPVGLYRGFNVSVQGIIMYRASYFGFYDSARSMLPDPKNTPIYINFCIAETVTTIAGLVSYPFDTVRRRMMMQSGRSKSDVMYKNTLDCWSKVFHKEGSAAFFKGAFSNVLRGTGGALVLTLYDVVKEGIENAIS; this comes from the exons ATGGGTGAGTATAAAGCATTCTTAGTTGACTTCTTGGCTGGCGGTATATCAGCAGCTATTTCCAAGACTGTTGTTGCACCTATAGAACGGGTTAAATTATTACTTCAAGTGCAACACACTTCGACACAGATTCCTGAAGACAAACGATACAAAG GTATGATCGATACCTTTGTACGAATACCAAAGGAAACTGGATTTCTCAGCTTTTGGAGGGGCAATCTAGCTAATGTTATACGATACTTTCCAACACAAGCCTTAAATTTTGCTTTCAAGGATAAATACAAAGCACTGTTTCTTGATGGCATTCCAAAAGATGCATTTTGGCGACAGTTTGCCGGAAATTTGGCATGTGGCGGCGCTGCTGGGGCAACTTCTCTGCTGTTCGTCTATCCTCTTGACTTTGCAAGGACAAG ACTAGCAGCTGATGTTGGCAAAGGATCAGAAAGACAATTCAATGGAATGATGGATTgcatgataaaaatttttaaaagcgATGGCCCAGTTGGTTTGTATCGAGGGTTCAATGTCAGTGTTCAAGGGATTATAATGTATCGCGCCTCCTATTTTGGATTTTACGATAGTGCTCGGTCAATGCTACCTGATCCAAAGAACACCCCAATTTATATCAACTTCTGCATAGCGGAA ACAGTGACAACAATAGCCGGTCTCGTTTCGTATCCTTTTGACACTGTGCGTAGAAGAATGATGATGCAGTCGGGGCGAAGTAAATCAGATGTGATGTATAAAAACACGTTAGATTGCTGGTCTAAGGTATTTCATAAGGAGGGATCTGCAGCATTTTTTAAAGGTGCATTCTCCAACGTTCTCAGAGGAACTGGCGGCGCTCTGGTTTTGACTCTTTACGATGTTGTGAAGGAGGGTATCGAAAATGCAATATCATGA
- the LOC107226420 gene encoding uncharacterized protein CG1161 encodes MREYILLTLSIILISLSQCQAQSYDDKRCKCICPSLSSVLNTSQSSPERLNIIASVAPSKCNCDGVILPHLGNQIKGKEQIFCPRCDCKYENRNTTIIKIVVIIVIWVISLLVIYMLFLICLDPLLNKRIHKGAASGSYQEHTNEEDDSTISPGTSHAMGVRGNVLNRVGHQQDKWKRQVREQRRNIYDRHTMLN; translated from the exons atgcGTGAATATATTCTACTTACTTTGAGCATAATTTTAATCAGTCTGTCACAGTGTCAG GCACAATCCTACGATGATAAGAGATGTAAATGTATTTGTCCGAGTCTCTCATCAGTGTTAAACACAAGTCAGTCTTCCCCAGAGAGATTAAACATAATTGCTAGCGTTGCGCCGTCAAAATG CAATTGTGATGGCGTAATTCTACCACATCTCGGAAACcaaataaaaggaaaagagCAAATTTTCTGCCCACGATGTGAttgtaaatatgaaaatagaaacacCACGATAATAAAG attGTTGTAATCATTGTTATTTGGGTCATCTCGCTGCTGGTTATTTACATGCTATTCCTTATATGTTTGGATCCGCTGCTCAATAAGAGAATACACAAAGGTGCAGCTAGTGGCAGCTATCAAGAGCATACAAATGAGGAG GATGATAGCACTATCAGCCCTGGCACATCTCATGCCATGGGGGTGAGAGGTAACGTTTTAAATCGCGTTGGTCACCAGCAAGACAAATGGAAACGTCAGGTTCGTGAGCAGCGGCGCAATATATATGATCGTCATACAATGCTGAATTAA
- the LOC107226423 gene encoding multiple inositol polyphosphate phosphatase 1 isoform X1, with protein MFYNVITLVFVIHCAFISLATTCKCFSTDDDHYKCHFSTRTPYRYIANYNDSKINYPGCTEKKIWLMIRHGTRFPGKKDSSQMIEELPKLRRLILDRYECNESKISEQAYHDLAKWRLDLIKADTMKLTEEGERELIDLAERVQSRFHTLLPEIYNNSTYKLKYTHTQRAEESAKHFTIGLFGQSAAQKVWYHPAEDNDTVLRSYKNCDRWKSEVKHNPKSTEQMRMFINSNIFNETLNEISQVLGFVVDYDTAYLIYLTCGFETAWKKDANSPWCRFLSLSNFQMIEYARDLKYFWNDGYGFELNHRQACPGLRDVFQFFQAESELKAAIHFSHSGTILKLASLLGLAKDATKLRHDSFQLHQNHRAWRVSRIDAFASNIGFVLYECQRDGPSILTMHQERVVQIPGCPENGPCPISIFEKIFSQSINHCDFEKICTL; from the exons ATGTTCTACAATGTAATTACACTGGTATTCGTAATCCACTGTGCATTTATTAGTCTCGCAACGACTTGCAAATGTTTCTCAACTGATGACGATCATTACAAATGTCATTTTTCAACCAGAACACCGTATAGGTACATTGCCAACTATAATGATTCAAAAATAAACTATCCAG GAtgtactgagaaaaaaatatggttgATGATTCGTCATGGAACACGTTTCCCTGGCAAAAAAGATTCATCCCAAATGATTGAGGAGCTTCCAAAGTTACGGCGGCTAATATTGGACCGTTATGAATGCAATGAATCTAAGATTTCTGAACAGGCATACCATGATCTTGCTAAATGGAGACTTGACTTGATCAAAGCTGATACGATGAAACTAACCGAGGAAGGCGAAAGGGAGTTAATAGATCTCGCCGAAAGGGTTCAATCCCGATTTCACACCCTATTACCtgaaatatacaataataGCACCTACAAA ttaaaatatactcacacacaACGAGCGGAGGAAAGCGCAAAGCATTTTACGATCGGCTTATTCGGTCAGAGCGCGGCTCAAAAAGTTTGGTACCATCCGGCTGAGGACAATGATACTGTACTTCGA tCTTACAAAAATTGTGATCGTTGGAAGTCAGAAGTTAAACATAATCCAAAATCTACCGAACAGATGCGCATGTTTATAAACAGCAATATCTTCAACGAAACACTGAATGAAATATCTCAAGTTCTTGGATTCGTAGTTGATTATG ACACGGCCTACCTAATCTATTTGACTTGCGGATTTGAGACCGCATGGAAAAAAGATGCCAATTCACCGTGGTGCCGGTTTCTCTCACTTAGCAACTTTCAG aTGATAGAATATGCCAGGGATTTGAAGTATTTTTGGAATGATGGTTATGGGTTTGAACTCAATCACCGGCAAGCCTGCCCGGGTCTTCGCgatgtttttcaattctttca AGCGGAATCAGAGCTGAAAGCCGCCATTCATTTTTCGCATTCCGGCACTATTTTGAAATTGGCTTCTCTTTTGGGACTAGCCAAAGATGCAACTAAATTGCGGCATGATTCATTTCAACTACACCAAAATCATCGAGCCTGGAGAGTCAGTCGCATTGATGCATTCGCCTCGAATATAGGATTCGTTTTATACGA GTGCCAGCGAGATGGACCTAGTATTCTGACCATGCATCAAGAACGAGTTGTGCAAATTCCGGGATGTCCTGAAAACGGACCTTGTCCAATTTctatttttgagaaaatattctCTCAGAGCATAAACCACTGTGACTTTGAAAAGATTTGTACTTTGTGA
- the LOC107226423 gene encoding multiple inositol polyphosphate phosphatase 1 isoform X2: MIRHGTRFPGKKDSSQMIEELPKLRRLILDRYECNESKISEQAYHDLAKWRLDLIKADTMKLTEEGERELIDLAERVQSRFHTLLPEIYNNSTYKLKYTHTQRAEESAKHFTIGLFGQSAAQKVWYHPAEDNDTVLRSYKNCDRWKSEVKHNPKSTEQMRMFINSNIFNETLNEISQVLGFVVDYDTAYLIYLTCGFETAWKKDANSPWCRFLSLSNFQMIEYARDLKYFWNDGYGFELNHRQACPGLRDVFQFFQAESELKAAIHFSHSGTILKLASLLGLAKDATKLRHDSFQLHQNHRAWRVSRIDAFASNIGFVLYECQRDGPSILTMHQERVVQIPGCPENGPCPISIFEKIFSQSINHCDFEKICTL, from the exons ATGATTCGTCATGGAACACGTTTCCCTGGCAAAAAAGATTCATCCCAAATGATTGAGGAGCTTCCAAAGTTACGGCGGCTAATATTGGACCGTTATGAATGCAATGAATCTAAGATTTCTGAACAGGCATACCATGATCTTGCTAAATGGAGACTTGACTTGATCAAAGCTGATACGATGAAACTAACCGAGGAAGGCGAAAGGGAGTTAATAGATCTCGCCGAAAGGGTTCAATCCCGATTTCACACCCTATTACCtgaaatatacaataataGCACCTACAAA ttaaaatatactcacacacaACGAGCGGAGGAAAGCGCAAAGCATTTTACGATCGGCTTATTCGGTCAGAGCGCGGCTCAAAAAGTTTGGTACCATCCGGCTGAGGACAATGATACTGTACTTCGA tCTTACAAAAATTGTGATCGTTGGAAGTCAGAAGTTAAACATAATCCAAAATCTACCGAACAGATGCGCATGTTTATAAACAGCAATATCTTCAACGAAACACTGAATGAAATATCTCAAGTTCTTGGATTCGTAGTTGATTATG ACACGGCCTACCTAATCTATTTGACTTGCGGATTTGAGACCGCATGGAAAAAAGATGCCAATTCACCGTGGTGCCGGTTTCTCTCACTTAGCAACTTTCAG aTGATAGAATATGCCAGGGATTTGAAGTATTTTTGGAATGATGGTTATGGGTTTGAACTCAATCACCGGCAAGCCTGCCCGGGTCTTCGCgatgtttttcaattctttca AGCGGAATCAGAGCTGAAAGCCGCCATTCATTTTTCGCATTCCGGCACTATTTTGAAATTGGCTTCTCTTTTGGGACTAGCCAAAGATGCAACTAAATTGCGGCATGATTCATTTCAACTACACCAAAATCATCGAGCCTGGAGAGTCAGTCGCATTGATGCATTCGCCTCGAATATAGGATTCGTTTTATACGA GTGCCAGCGAGATGGACCTAGTATTCTGACCATGCATCAAGAACGAGTTGTGCAAATTCCGGGATGTCCTGAAAACGGACCTTGTCCAATTTctatttttgagaaaatattctCTCAGAGCATAAACCACTGTGACTTTGAAAAGATTTGTACTTTGTGA